Proteins co-encoded in one Ziziphus jujuba cultivar Dongzao chromosome 9, ASM3175591v1 genomic window:
- the LOC107405539 gene encoding inorganic phosphate transporter 1-4: MAKEQLQVLNALDVAKTQWYHFTAIIIAGMGFFTDAYDLFCISLVTKLLGRIYYHVDGAEKPGTLPPNVSAAVNGVAFCGTLSGQLFFGWLGDKMGRKRVYGMTLMLMVICSVASGLSFGHNPKSVMTTLCFFRFWLGFGIGGDYPLSATIMSEYANKKTRGAFIAAVFAMQGFGILAGGIFAIIISAAFKAKFDVPPYEVDPVGSTVPQADYIWRIILMVGALPAAMTYYWRMKMPETARYTALVAKNAKQAASDMSKVLQVDIEAEPQKVEQLSQKEANAFGLFSREFMRRHGIHLLGTTTTWFLLDIAFYSQNLFQKDIFTAIGWIPSAKTMNALEEVYRIARAQTLIALCSTVPGYWFTVAFIDKMGRFAIQLMGFFFMTVFMFALAIPYDHWTHRDNRIGFVVMYSLTFFFANFGPNATTFVVPAEIFPARLRSTCHGISAASGKLGAIVGAFGFLYLAQNKDKAKADAGYPAGIGVKNSLIVLGVLNFLGLLFTFLVPESKGKSLEEMSGEHEDESQAGLEMEQPSGFNTRTVPVS, encoded by the coding sequence ATGGCCAAAGAACAATTACAGGTTCTAAATGCATTAGATGTAGCAAAAACACAATGGTATCATTTTACAGCAATCATTATAGCAGGAATGGGCTTTTTCACAGATGCATACGACCTCTTCTGCATATCCTTGGTGACCAAATTGCTTGGCCGCATATACTACCATGTTGATGGTGCGGAAAAGCCTGGAACATTGCCCCCCAATGTGTCAGCTGCTGTTAATGGTGTAGCATTCTGTGGAACATTATCTGGACAACTCTTCTTCGGTTGGCTTGGTGACAAGATGGGTAGGAAAAGAGTTTATGGTATGACCCTTATGCTCATGGTCATATGCTCTGTAGCTTCAGGTCTCTCATTCGGGCATAACCCCAAATCTGTCATGACAACACTCTGCTTCTTCCGGTTCTGGCTTGGATTTGGCATTGGCGGTGACTATCCACTCTCTGCCACCATCATGTCTGAATATGCTAATAAGAAGACCCGGGGGGCTTTCATTGCTGCAGTGTTTGCAATGCAGGGCTTTGGAATTTTAGCTGGTGGTATATTTGCAATTATTATTTCTGCAGCGTTTAAGGCCAAGTTCGATGTCCCACCTTACGAGGTTGATCCAGTTGGTTCGACTGTACCACAAGCAGACTATATTTGGCGGATTATCCTTATGGTAGGAGCATTACCAGCTGCAATGACTTACTACTGGCGGATGAAGATGCCCGAAACTGCACGTTACACTGCCCTTGTTGCCAAGAATGCAAAACAAGCAGCATCGGATATGTCAAAGGTTTTACAAGTTGATATTGAAGCAGAACCACAGAAGGTCGAGCAATTGTCTCAGAAAGAAGCCAATGCATTTGGTTTATTCTCTAGGGAGTTCATGCGCCGCCATGGGATTCACTTACTTGGGACAACGACCACATGGTTCTTGCTTGATATTGCATTCTACAGTCAAAATCTTTTCCAAAAGGATATCTTCACTGCAATTGGATGGATTCCTTCTGCAAAGACTATGAACGCTCTTGAGGAGGTGTACAGAATCGCAAGGGCACAGACACTTATTGCTTTATGCAGTACTGTTCCTGGATACTGGTTTACAGTGGCTTTTATTGACAAGATGGGAAGGTTTGCCATCCAATTAATGGGTTTCTTCTTCATGACAGTTTTCATGTTTGCATTAGCCATTCCTTATGATCACTGGACACATAGAGACAACCGAATTGGCTTCGTGGTGATGTACTCGTTGACGTTCTTCTTTGCGAACTTTGGACCTAATGCCACAACATTTGTTGTCCCGGCTGAGATTTTCCCAGCTAGGCTAAGGTCTACTTGTCATGGTATCTCAGCAGCATCAGGAAAGCTTGGGGCTATAGTAGGTGCATTCGGGTTCTTGTATTTGGCTCAGAACAAAGACAAGGCAAAGGCAGATGCAGGGTACCCTGCAGGAATTGGGGTGAAGAATTCCCTGATAGTATTGGGGGTGCTTAACTTTTTGGGATTGTTGTTTACTTTCTTGGTGCCGGAATCGAAAGGAAAGTCATTGGAGGAGATGTCAGGTGAGCATGAAGATGAGAGTCAAGCAGGTTTGGAGATGGAACAACCATCTGGTTTTAACACTAGGACAGTGCCAGTTTCTTAG
- the LOC107407248 gene encoding actin-depolymerizing factor, with the protein MSFRGFSRPNASSGMGVSDQCKNAFMELQRKKVHRYVIFKVDEKKKEVVVEKTGGRPESYDVFTAALPENDCRYAVYDFDFVTSENCQKSKIFFIAWAPSTARIRAKVLYATSKDRFRRELDGIHYEIQATDPTEMDLEVIRERAN; encoded by the exons ATGTCTTTCAGAGGATTTAGTCGG ccAAATGCTTCTTCTGGCATGGGGGTTTCCGATCAATGCAAAAATGCTTTTATGGAACTGCAGAGGAAGAAGGTTCACCGCTATGTGATTTTTAAGGTTGATGAGAAGAAAAAGGAGGTTGTGGTTGAAAAGACTGGTGGTCGACCTGAGAGCTATGATGTTTTCACGGCAGCTTTACCTGAGAATGATTGCCGATATGCCGTTTATGACTTTGATTTTGTGACCTCTGAGAACTGCCAAAAGAGCAAAATATTCTTCATTGCGTG GGCCCCATCAACCGCACGAATTCGTGCCAAGGTGCTCTATGCCACATCTAAAGACAGGTTTAGAAGGGAGCTGGATGGTATTCACTATGAGATACAGGCTACGGATCCCACAGAGATGGACCTTGAAGTGATCAGGGAGCGTGCAAACTGA
- the LOC107405542 gene encoding uncharacterized protein LOC107405542 yields the protein MDSEAQKSSLNPSAMLASLLGRRTKLQEELRNIERQVYDMETSYLQDPSQCGNVLKGFEGFLSSSKSTALLKRSRKFQPEDRLFSLSSVTSPAAEELAAGRDDGRSDYGPGRSKGGSIYANGQGKPKKGRPTPRDAKRIRPSSEQDFDYDDDPELTL from the exons ATGGATTCAGAAG CGCAAAAATCCTCGTTGAATCCCTCTGCAATGCTCGCTTCTCTTCTCGGTAGGAGGACCAAGCTTCAAGAAGAGCTTCGAAACATTGAAAGAcag GTCTATGATATGGAGACTAGTTATTTACAGGATCCCAGCCAATGTGGCAATGTATTAAAAGGTTTTGAAGGATTCCTATCTTCATCTAAGAGCACTGCCCT CTTGAAGAGATCTAGGAAATTTCAGCCTGAAGATAGGCTCTTCTCATTATCATCAGTCACATCGCCGGCA GCTGAAGAACTTGCAGCTGGACGAGATG ATGGAAGATCAGACTACGGTCCTGGCCGGTCCAAGGGGGGAAGTATATATGCAAATGGGCA AGGAAAGCCCAAGAAGGGAAGACCTACACCTAGAGATGCGAAGAGAATCAGGCCTTCAAGCGAGCAAGATTTTGACTATGACGATGATCCTGAGTTGACATTGTAA
- the LOC107405541 gene encoding protein root UVB sensitive 2, chloroplastic isoform X1, translating into MNLLKKITMQKKEPDEPPEVPVYWIEISDSVSKRYQFEPDGHLSVTVVNDSRPAVQKVADSFLNKFFPSGYPYSVNEGYLRYTQFRALQHFTSAALSVLSTQSLLFAAGLRPTPAQSTVVSWILKDGMQHVGKLVCSNLGARMDSEPKCWRILADILYDLGTGLEVLSPLCPHLFLEMAGLGNFAKGMAVVAARATRLPIYSSFAKEGNLSDLFAKGEAISTLFNVVGMGVGIQLASTICSTTQGKLIVGPFLSVIHVYSVVEEMRATPINTLNPQRTAMIVADFLKAGKFSGPADLRYREDLLFPGRLIKDAGNVKVGRSLHKVIKPSKLDELKQIFHDEKFLLSPGHKWIDMVLEHNASGEDALRGWLVAAYAAELERSNHEHSASVLEAAYEKMNDVFTPFISELQAKGWHTDRFLDGGSRFAMALSI; encoded by the exons ATGAATTTGCTG AAGAAGATAACGATGCAGAAGAAGGAACCGGATGAGCCGCCTGAGGTTCCCGTTTACTGGATTGAAATCTCTGATTCGGTCTCAAAGCGCTACCAGTTTGAACCCGATGGACACCTCTCC GTGACCGTAGTTAATGACTCAAGACCTGCTGTTCAAAAAGTGGCTGATTCTTTCCTGAATAAATTTTTTCCTTCAGGATACCCATATAG TGTGAACGAGGGGTATCTTAGATACACACAGTTTCGTGCACTGCAACACTTCACAAGTGCAGCCCTCTCAGTGCTATCAACTCAG TCGCTGCTGTTTGCTGCAGGCTTGCGACCCACCCCTGCACAATCAACCGTTGTTAGTTGG ATACTAAAGGATGGCATGCAGCATGTGGGAAAGCTTGTATGTAGTAATTTGGGTGCAAGAATGGATTCAGAGCCTAAGTGCTGGAGAATTCTGG CTGATATACTCTATGACTTGGGCACGGGCTTGGAAGTTCTTTCTCCCTTATGCCCGCATCTTTTTCTAGAAATGGCTGGCCTAGGAAATTTTGCAAAG GGTATGGCAGTTGTTGCAGCAAGAGCAACTAGATTACCAATATATTCTTCTTTTGCCAAAGAAGGCAATCTCAGCGACCTTTTTGCAAAAGGGGAGGCTATCTCAACTCTTTTCAATGTTGTTGGAATGGGAGTAGGAATTCAGTTAGCATCCACTATATGTTCAACAACGCAAGGCAAG CTGATTGTTGGGCCTTTTCTTTCTGTCATACATGTATATAGTGTCGTTGAAGAAATGCGAGCAACCCCTATCAACACATTGAACCCACAGAGAACTGCGATGATTGTGGCTGATTTTCTCAAG GCAGGAAAATTTTCAGGCCCTGCTGACCTCAGGTACCGAGAAGATCTCCTATTTCCAGGGCGACTCATAAAAGATGCTGGAAATGTAAAAGTTGGAAGGTCTTTACATAAGGTTATTAAGCCTTCAAAACTTGATGAACTAAAACAAATATTCCATGATGAGAAGTTTCTCTTAAGTCCCGGACATAAATGGATTGACATGGTACTGGAGCACAATGCTAGTGGCGAAGATGCATTAAGAGGGTGGCTGGTCGCTGCTTATGCTGCAGAACTGGAAAGGTCTAATCACGAGCACAGTGCTTCTGTATTGGAAGCAGCTTATGAGAAGATGAATGATGTATTCACTCCATTCATATCTGAACTGCAGGCCAAAGGGTGGCATACTGATCGTTTTCTTGATGGAGGAAGTCGTTTTGCAATGGCACTAAGCA
- the LOC107405541 gene encoding protein root UVB sensitive 2, chloroplastic isoform X2, translating to MQKKEPDEPPEVPVYWIEISDSVSKRYQFEPDGHLSVTVVNDSRPAVQKVADSFLNKFFPSGYPYSVNEGYLRYTQFRALQHFTSAALSVLSTQSLLFAAGLRPTPAQSTVVSWILKDGMQHVGKLVCSNLGARMDSEPKCWRILADILYDLGTGLEVLSPLCPHLFLEMAGLGNFAKGMAVVAARATRLPIYSSFAKEGNLSDLFAKGEAISTLFNVVGMGVGIQLASTICSTTQGKLIVGPFLSVIHVYSVVEEMRATPINTLNPQRTAMIVADFLKAGKFSGPADLRYREDLLFPGRLIKDAGNVKVGRSLHKVIKPSKLDELKQIFHDEKFLLSPGHKWIDMVLEHNASGEDALRGWLVAAYAAELERSNHEHSASVLEAAYEKMNDVFTPFISELQAKGWHTDRFLDGGSRFAMALSI from the exons ATGCAGAAGAAGGAACCGGATGAGCCGCCTGAGGTTCCCGTTTACTGGATTGAAATCTCTGATTCGGTCTCAAAGCGCTACCAGTTTGAACCCGATGGACACCTCTCC GTGACCGTAGTTAATGACTCAAGACCTGCTGTTCAAAAAGTGGCTGATTCTTTCCTGAATAAATTTTTTCCTTCAGGATACCCATATAG TGTGAACGAGGGGTATCTTAGATACACACAGTTTCGTGCACTGCAACACTTCACAAGTGCAGCCCTCTCAGTGCTATCAACTCAG TCGCTGCTGTTTGCTGCAGGCTTGCGACCCACCCCTGCACAATCAACCGTTGTTAGTTGG ATACTAAAGGATGGCATGCAGCATGTGGGAAAGCTTGTATGTAGTAATTTGGGTGCAAGAATGGATTCAGAGCCTAAGTGCTGGAGAATTCTGG CTGATATACTCTATGACTTGGGCACGGGCTTGGAAGTTCTTTCTCCCTTATGCCCGCATCTTTTTCTAGAAATGGCTGGCCTAGGAAATTTTGCAAAG GGTATGGCAGTTGTTGCAGCAAGAGCAACTAGATTACCAATATATTCTTCTTTTGCCAAAGAAGGCAATCTCAGCGACCTTTTTGCAAAAGGGGAGGCTATCTCAACTCTTTTCAATGTTGTTGGAATGGGAGTAGGAATTCAGTTAGCATCCACTATATGTTCAACAACGCAAGGCAAG CTGATTGTTGGGCCTTTTCTTTCTGTCATACATGTATATAGTGTCGTTGAAGAAATGCGAGCAACCCCTATCAACACATTGAACCCACAGAGAACTGCGATGATTGTGGCTGATTTTCTCAAG GCAGGAAAATTTTCAGGCCCTGCTGACCTCAGGTACCGAGAAGATCTCCTATTTCCAGGGCGACTCATAAAAGATGCTGGAAATGTAAAAGTTGGAAGGTCTTTACATAAGGTTATTAAGCCTTCAAAACTTGATGAACTAAAACAAATATTCCATGATGAGAAGTTTCTCTTAAGTCCCGGACATAAATGGATTGACATGGTACTGGAGCACAATGCTAGTGGCGAAGATGCATTAAGAGGGTGGCTGGTCGCTGCTTATGCTGCAGAACTGGAAAGGTCTAATCACGAGCACAGTGCTTCTGTATTGGAAGCAGCTTATGAGAAGATGAATGATGTATTCACTCCATTCATATCTGAACTGCAGGCCAAAGGGTGGCATACTGATCGTTTTCTTGATGGAGGAAGTCGTTTTGCAATGGCACTAAGCA